From the genome of Streptomyces sp. NBC_01304:
TCTTCGGTGACGAGCGCGTACAGGTCGAGCCGCGCCTGGACGACGCCCTGGAGGCCGCGATCACGCTCGCCGAGGAAGAGGGCGAGTACGCGGGCGGGGGAGTCCTCATCACCGGTTCCGTCATCACGGTCGGCGAGGCCCGGCTGCTCCTGGGGAGGGGCTGACTTCCATGCGTACGCTCTGTGCTTCCACGCTGATCGGCGAGTTCTTCATCATCGGCTTCGCCGGCCTGGTCGCCATGAAGGACCCCGATCTGACGCAGGGCACGGTCTGGACGGTGTGCGCGGTCGCCATGGTCCTGTCGGTGCTGCTCTGCGGGATGATCAGCCGGCCGGGCGGGGTGCAGCTGGGCTGGGCCCTGCAGATCGGGCTGATCGCGTCCGGGTTCGTCGTCCCGATCATGTTCTTCCTGGGCGCGTGCTTCGCGGGCCTGTGGTGGGCCTCGATCCACTTCGGCAAGAAGATCGACGAGGCGAAGGCACGGTTCGCGGCGCAGGCCGAGGCGGGAGCTGACCCGGCGTGACGAAGGGGCTGGCTTGACGCTGCGTAACGACCGCAGTTCCCAGCCCTGTAGCCTCTGAGCACCCGCTCACCCGAGTTATCAAGGAGCCGTCCTGTGAGCCGCACCCTCGTCCTGCTCAAGCCCGACGCCGTCCGCCGCGGCCTGATCGGCGAGATCCTCGGCCGCATCGAGCGCAAGGCCGGCTGGCAGATCACCGCTCTCGAGCTGCGCCACCTCGACCAGGACACCCTCGAGGCGCACTACGGCGAGCACAAGGGCAAGCCCTTCTACGAGCCGCTCGTCGAGTTCATGGGCTCCGGCCCGGTCGTCGCGCTCGTCGTCGAGGGCGAGCGGGTCATCGAGGGCGTCCGCGCCCTGGCCGGCCCGACCGACCCGATCGCGGCCGCCCCCGGTTCCATCCGCGGTGACTTCGGCTCCATCGTCCGGGAGAACCTGATCCACGCCTCGGACTCCGAGGAGTCCGCCGAGCGCGAGCTGAAGATCTTCTTCCCCGGACTCGTCTGATCGGGACCGACTCGTCTGATCGGGACCGACCCGCAGCGCTTAATTCCTGACTGAGCGTCAGGAATGCTGGGTCCCTGACCTGGGACGGCCGTGGATCCCGCGGCCGTCCTTTGGCATATGCAAGCCGATTGGGGGAACGCATCCTTCCGTCGGCTCGTCCCCATTAGCGGGACGGCGAATCCTCTGCTGACAATGGCGGAGACCCTCGCGCCGTGTCCGTGCAGGCGAGACTACGATGAAGTCTTCACGCCACTGTGCCCGAACTCGCCGACCTAACAAGCCCTAACGCTCCACGTGGGAAGGCCAGACGCTCCTGATGGGAACCAAAATGTCGTTCATCGGCCGTGACATGGCGATCGACCTCGGGACCGCCAACACGCTGGTCTACGTCAGGGGTCGCGGGATCGTACTCAATGAGCCGTCCGTAGTCGCCATCAACACGAACACCGGTGGCATCCTCGCGGTCGGCGCAGAGGCGAAGAAGATGATCGGCCGCACCCCTGGCAACATCGTCGCGGTCCGCCCGCTCAAGGACGGCGTCATCGCCGACTTCGAGATCACCGAGCGGATGCTCCGCTACTTCATCCTCAAAATCCACAAGCGCCGCTACCTCGCCCGGCCGCGCGTCGTCGTCTGTGTGCCGTCCGGCATCACGGGAGTCGAGCGCCGCGCCGTCATCGAGGCGTCGACCCAGGCCGGCGCCCGCCAGGTACACATCATCGAGGAGCCCATGGCCGCGGCCATCGGCTCCGGCCTCCCGGTCCACGAGGCCACGGGGAACATGGTGGTGGACATCGGCGGCGGCACCACCGAAGTCGCCGTGATCTCGCTCGGCGGAATCGTCACGGCACAGTCCATCCGCGTGGCCGGCGACGAGCTGGACAACGCGATCATCCAGCACATCAAGAAGGAGTACAGCCTCCTCCTCGGTGAGCGCACCGCAGAGCAGATCAAGATCACGATCGGCTCCGCGTACGACATGGACAAGGACGAGCACACCGAGATCCGCGGCCGCGACCTGGTCTCCGGACTCCCGAAGACCGTCGTCATCTCGGCGGCCGAGGTCCGCAAGGCCATCGAGGAGCCGGTCAACGCGATCGTCGACGCGGTCAAGACGACCCTCGACAAGTGCCCGCCCGAGCTGTCGGGCGACGTGATGGACCGGGGCATCGTCCTCACCGGCGGCGGCGCCCTGCTCCGCGGCCTGGACGAGCGCCTCCGTCGGGAGACGGGCATGCCGATCCACATCGCCGAGGACCCGCTCGACTCCGTCGCGCTCGGCTCCGGCAAGTGCGTGGAGGAGTTCGAGGCACTGCAGCAGGTGCTCGACGCGACGCCGCGCAGATGACGTAAAACCAACAATCCGCCGTACGGGCCTGCCCTTCCGTACGGCGGATCGTTGATATAGAGGCAAGACAGCCAGGTCGGACAGCCGGACGAGAAGTCAGGCAGACGGCCCGGCGACACAATCACGCACCGGCACCCGCAAGCCGGTCCATACAGGCAACACAGCCAAACCGATTCCGACGAGGAAGGCACGGCCGCCGCACGTGAGGGACACACGAGAGAGCCGGCTGCTCCTGGTGCTACTGATCGCCATCGCGTTCGCACTGATCACGGTGGACATCAGAGGGGGCGAGGAGTCTCCGGTCGACGGTGCCCGCCAGGCCGCCGCCACGGTCTTCGGACCGGCGGAGAACGCCGTATCAGCGGCTGTCGACCCGCTCGGCAACGCGATCGCGGCCGTCCGCGACTCCGGCGACCGGCACAGCCGGGTCGCCCAGCTGGAGCGGGAGAACGCCGCACTGAAAGCGAAGCTCGGCAGCGACGACCGCAACCGCAGCCGTGTCCGGCAGCTCGACAAGATGCTCAAGACGGCCGGCGCCGGACAGTACGGCATCAAGGGCGCCGAGGTCATCGCCATAGGAGCGGCCCAGGGCTTCTCCTGGACCGTCACCATCGACGCCGGCGCGAACGACGGCATCAAGCGCGACATGACCGTCCTCAACGGCGACGGCCTGGTCGGCCGGGTCACCACCGTCGGCCCCAGCACCTCCACGATCCTCCTCGCCAACGACCCGGACTTCACGGTCGGCACCCGCATGGAGTCCACCGACGAACTCGGCTTCGCCACCGGCGACGGCGGCCAGGAGCTCTCCGTCCAGATGCTCAACGGCAAGGCCAAGGTCAAGAAGGGCGACCGCATGGTGACCTTCGGCTCCCAGGCGGACAAGCCGTTCGTGCCCGGCGTCCCGATCGGCGAGGTCGTCCGCGTGGACCCGTCCGGCGGCGACCTGACGCGCACCGTCTATCTCAAGCCGTACGTCGCCTTCAGCAAGCTCGACATCGTCGGCATCGTCGTCCAGGCCCCGCGCACCGACCCGCGCGACAAGGTGCTGCCCGAGCCGACCAAGCCCAAGCCGACGCCCACCGTCACCGTCACGGTCACCCCGTCACCGAACGCGTCCACGGGCGCCGCCGGCACCGAGGAGGAGTAGCTGATGCGTTTCAACCGGATCCTCCTCTCCAGCACGCTGGTGATCGTCGCCCTGGTCATCCAGGTCTCCGTCCTCGCCAGGCTCCATCTGCCCGGCGCGGTGCCCGACCTGGTGCTGCTCACCGTCCTCGGTCTCGCCCTGGTGTACGGCCATGTCGGCGGCGCCCTCGTCGGGTTCGGCGCGGGACTGCTCTCCGACCTCGCGCCGCCCGCCGATCACGCGGCCGGCCGGTACGCCCTGGTGCTGTGCGTCATCGGCTACCTCGCCGGTCTGGTCAAGCCCGAGAGCGGCCAGGTCCGCTCCGCCACCGGCCCGATGGTCGTCGTGGTCGGCGCCGCGCTCGGCTCCACGCTCCTGTACGCGGGTGTGGGCGCGCTCGTCGGCGACGACGCGGCACAGCATGTGGGCCTCGGCGGCCTGCTGTTCACCGCCGCGATCTACGACCTGCTGCTGGCGCCCTTCGTCGTCCCCGGCATCATGGCGCTGGCCAGACGCGCCGAGAACGACCCGCTCGGCGAGGCAGGAGGCGGTTCCACCAAGGCGAGCGACGTCTCCTCGGGCTGGCTCACGACCGGCACCGGCCTGCGGATCGGCAACCAGCGCGGCGGTCTGCGGATGAAGGCGGCGAAGGCCCGGGTGGCCCGCGCCGGACGCATCAAGGGGGTCAAGCGCCTGTGAGCGCACACCAGTCGAGGGGGAGCGAGTCGTGACCAACATCCCGGAGACCGGACGCACCCCCCGCGTGCAGATCCGTCTCATCGTCCTGCAGATCCTCGTCCTCTCCCTCCTGTTCACCCTCGGCGGCCGCCTCTGGTACCTCCAGGTGCGCAACGGCGACGAGTACGCCGACGAGGCCAACGGCAACCACGTACAGCGCGTCGTCCAGCCCGCCGTCCGCGGCTCGATCCTCGACGCCCGCGGCGTCCCGCTCGCCGACAACCAGACCCGCCTGGTCGTCTCCGCATCCCGCACCGACCTGATGAAGATGAAGGACGACGGCGACGCGGTCCTCACCCGCCTCGCCCAGGTCCTCGGCATGAAGCCCAAGGACGTCGCCGACAAGGTCCGCCTGTGCGACGCCAAGACCCCCCAGCCCTGCTGGAACGGCTCGCCGTACCAGCCCATCCCGATCACGGACGAGGCAACTCCCAAGCAGGCCCTGCAGATCCGCGAGCGGGCCGAGGACTTCCCCGGCATCACCGCCGAGCCCACCGCCGTACGCCGCTACGCCGCCCCCGGCAAGGCGCAGACCTCGCAGGTCCTCGGCTATCTCTCGCCCGTCACGGACGACGAGATCCAGAAGGCCAAGGACAGCGAGTCCCCGTATCTGCGCTCCGACCAGGTCGGCCGCTCCGGCCTGGAGCGGACGTACGACAAGCAGCTGCGCGGCAAGGCCGGCGTGACCGCGTACGAGGTCGACAAGCTCGGCCGCGTCATGGACAAGACCCAGGCCGACCCCGCCCGCCCCGGCGCCAACGTCGTCACCAGCATCGACGCACGCGTGCAGCGCGTCGCGGAGTACGAGCTCAACGAGGCGATGAAGACCGCCCGCGGCGAGTTCGACAAGAACACCGGCGAGAACTACAAGGCCGACGCCGGCGCGGTCGTCGTCCTGGAGTCCAAGACCGGCCGCGTCATCTCCATGGCCTCCAACCCGGACTACGACCCGAACGCCTGGGTCGGCGGCATCTCCGGCAAGGACTACGCCAACCTGACCGGCAAGAAGTCCAACTTCCCGCTCCTGAACCGCGCCATCCAGGGCCAGGCGGCCCCCGGCTCCATCTTCAAGGTCATCCCGACCACGGCCGCGGTGAACGCGGGGTACGACTTCAACGGCCGTTACCCGTGCCCGAGTTCGTACTCGATCGGCAACCAGGTCTTCAAGAACTTCGAGTCGCAGGGCCACGGTTCCATCACCCTCGGCCAGGCCCTCGAGGTCTCCTGCGACACCGTCTACTACGCGCTCTCCCACCAGCAGTGGCAAAAAGACGGCGGGAACAAGCCGAAGAAGGACACCAAGGACTGGTTCTACAAGACGGCCCACCAGTTCGGTCTCGGCGCGGAGACCGGCATCGACCTGCCGAACGAGGTCAAGGGCCGGGTCCCCGACCGCCAGTGGAAGAAGGACTTCTGGGCGGCCAACAAGGACTCCTGGTGCAAGACCGGCAAGAAGAACGGTGAGTACGTCGAGCGGCTCGCGTACGAGAACTGCCTCGAAGGCATGAAGATGCGCGCCGGTGACTCCGTCAACTACTCGATCGGCCAGGGCGACACCCTCGTCACCCCGATCCAGATGGCCACCATCTACGCGGCCATCGCCAACGGCGGCACCCTGCACGACCCGAGCGTCGGCAAGGCGGTCGTCAGCCCCGACGGCAAGCAGGTCGAGGAGATCAGGCCCAAGTCGCACGGCAAGCTGCCGATGAACGCCAAGACGCGCGACTTGATAGACGGTGCCCTCGCGGGAGTCGCCACCCGCGGTACCGCCGCCTGGAGGTTCGGCGGCTGGCCGCAGGACAAGATCCCGATGCACGCCAAGACGGGTACCGCCGAGGTCTACGGCAAGCAGACCACCTCGTGGTTCGCGACGTACACCGAGGACTACACGATCGTCATGACCATCTCCCAGGGTGGTACCGGCTCCGGCGCCTCCGGTCCGGCCGTGCGCAAGATCTACGACGCCATGTACGGCCTGAACGAGAAGGGCGAGCAGGACCTCAAGAAGGCCCTGCTGCCCAAGCCCGAGAAGGACCTCCCCAAGATCGAGTCGGACGGTTCGATCGACGCACCCAAGATCAAGCCGTACGAGCCCAAGAAGGAGGAGCCGCCCGTGCAGGAGCTCGCGGCCGGACTCCCGGGTCCCGGCAACGGAAGGCGGGACTGATGGCCGGCGGTTTCTCCGTATCGGGATACGGACCCGAACGCGGCGTCCTGTCCAAGCTGTTCGCCCGCGACTCCGTGGCGCGCCGCCTGGACTGGCCGATACTGCTCTCCGCGCTCGCGCTGTCGGTGATCGGCTCGGCCCTGGTCTACTCGGCGACCCGCAACCGCACCGAACTCGTCGGCGACGACAAGTTCTCGTTCGTGCTCAAGCACCTCCTGAACGTCGGAATCGGGCTCGCCCTGATGATCGGCACCATCTGGCTCGGCCACCGCACCCTGCGCACAGCGGTCCCGATCCTGTACGGCGTCTCGGTCTTCCTGGTGCTCCTCGTCCTCACCCCGCTCGGCGCGACCATCAACGGCGCGCATGCCTGGCTGGTGGTCGGCGGGATGTCCCTGCAGCCCTCCGAGTTCGTGAAGATCACGATCATCCTGGGCATGGCGATGCTGCTCGCCGCACGGGTGGACGCGGGCGACCGCGCCCATCCCGATCACCGCACCGTCGTCCAGGCCCTCGGTCTCGCCGTCGTCCCGATAATGATCGTGATGCTGATGCCGGACCTCGGCTCGGTCATGGTGATGGCGATGATCGTCCTCGGCGTGCTGCTCGCCTCCGGCGCCTCCAACCGCTGGATCTTCGGGCTGCTCGGCACGGGCGCGGGCGGTGCGATCGCGGTCTGGCAGCTGGGCCTGCTCGACGACTACCAGATCGCGCGCTTCGCGGCCTTCGCCAACCCGGCGCTCGACCCGGCGGGCGTCGGCTACAACACCAACCAGGCGCGCATCGCGATCGGTTCGGGCGGCCTGACCGGCTCCGGGCTCGGCAAGGGCTCGCAGACCACGGGCCAGTTCGTCCCGGAACAGCAGACGGACTTCATCTTCACCGTCGCCGGCGAGGAACTGGGCTTCCTCGGGGCCGGGTTGATCCTGCTGCTGCTCGGTGTGGTCCTGTGGCGTGCCTGCCGCATCGCCCGCGAGACGACCGAGCTGTACGGCACGATCGTCGCCGCCGGGATCATCGCCTGGTTCGCCTTCCAGGCCTTCGAGAACATCGGGATGACGCTCGGCATCATGCCGGTGGCGGGGCTACCGCTGCCCTTTGTGTCGTACGGCGGTACGTCGATGTTCGCGGTCTGGATCGCCATCGGGCTGCTGCAGTCGATCAGAGTGCAACGCCCCATGTCGGCGTGAGCGCTCCGCTGGACGGCCGGATTGCACCTGCGGGTGCGTCGTGGCTGGTCGCGCAGTTCCCCGCGCCCCTTCGGGGCACGTCCACCGCGTCCTTCCCGGTTGGCTGCCGCCAGGGACTGCCCACCGTCTGAAATCGCTTCTAAAGTCGGTTCATGGCGGAGACGAAGCGCGAGATCGAGCGGAAGTACGACGTCGCGGCCGGCGCGAAGCTGCCCGACCTGACCGGCGTCGCCGGGGTCGTGGATGTCGTCGGCAAGGGCGTCGTCGAACTGGACGCCGTCTACTGGGACACCCCCGACCAGCGCCTCGCCGCCGCCTCGATCACGTTGCGCAGGCGCACCGGCGGGGCCGACGCGGGCTGGCACCTGAAGCTGCCGGTGTCGCTCGCGGAGGGCGTACGGGACGAGATCCGCGCGCCGCTCTCGGACACGCTGCCGCGAGTACTCGGCGGCCTCGTGCGCTCCCGGGTGCGTGAGGGGCAACTCGTGCCCCTGGTGCGGCTGTTGTCTGCGCGGGAAGTGCGCCACCTCGTCGATACGGAGGGTGCCCTGCTCGCCGAGGTCAGCGTCGACGGGGTGCGGGCCGAGCGGCTCACCGGGGGCGGCGGGACGGCCGAGTGGTCCGAGATCGAGGTGGAGCTGGCGGACGACGGCGACCCCGCGCTCCTCGACAAGGTCGAGAAGAAGCTCAAGAAGGCGGGCGTACGGCGGTCCGCCTCGACGTCGAAGCTCGGCCGGGCCCTGGCGGAGACCGCACCGAAGGAACGCAAGGCCAAGAAGGCCAAGCCCGAAGGAAGGGCGGTCAGGGACGGGAAGAAGGCCGGTAAGAGCGAGGCCGTGGCCGAGGCGGTCGCGGCGGCCGTGGGCGAGGGACCCGGGACCGCCGGGGACCACGTCCTCGCGTATCTGCGGGCCCAGCGCGACGCGATCGTCTCGCTCGACCCCGCCGTCCGCCGCGATCTGCCCGACTCCGTGCATCAGTTGCGGGTGGCCACCCGGCGGATGCGGAGCGCCTTCCGCACGTACCGGAAGATCCTCGACCGCACGGTCACCGACCCGGTGAGCGACGAGCTCAAGTGGCTCGCGGGGGAACTGGGCGTCGACCGCGACCAGGAGGTCCTCACCGAACGGTTCACCGCCCGCATCACCGCCCTGCCGAGGACCCTGCTGCTCGGCCCGGTCCGTGGCCGGCTGCGCATCTGGACCGTTGCCCGGCGCACCGGCTCGCGGCGCCGGACGGTCGCCGTGCTCGACGGCAAGCGCTACCTCATGCTCCTGGACACCCTCGACGCCCTCCTTGCCGCGCCCCCGCTGCTCCCGGCCGCCGCCGCGGCACCCGAGAAGGCGCTGCCCAAGGCCGTCCTCAAGGACTACGCGCGCCTCGCGACCCGCATAGAGCACGCCCTCGCGCCGGACGCCGGCACGGAGCGCGACCTCGCCATGCACGAGGCCCGCAAGGCCGCCAAGCGGGCCCGGTACGCGGGCGAGGCGGCCACCCCCGCGCTCGGGGCGCCCGCCGAGCGGTTCGCGAAGCGGATGAAGGCCGTACAGGGCCTGCTCGGCGACCACCAGGACAGCGTGGTCGCGCGCGAAGCCCTGCGGGCCCTGGCGGTGCAGGCGCATCTGGCGGGGGAGTCCGCCTTCACCTGGGGCCTGCTGTACGGCCAGGAGGAGTCGGCCGCGGCCGACCGGGAGCGGGAACTGCCGGGGGTCTGGGCCAGGGCGGCGGAGGAGGAATTGCGGGCGTCGCTCGGCGGCTGAGCGCCGGGGTACGCTTGATGGTCACCCCTGCCAGCTCATGAGAGACGCCGAGATGCCTGTCGAGTCCGTCTTCCCACGCCTGGAAGCGCTTCTCCCGCACGTCCAGAAGCCCATCCAGTACGTCGGCGGAGAGCTCAACTCCACCGTCAAGGACTGGGACGCCTGCGATGTCCGCTGGGCGCTCATGTACCCGGACGCGTACGAGGTCGGGCTGCCCAACCAGGGCGTCATGATCCTTTACGAGGTGCTGAACGAGCGCGAGGGCGTGCTCGCCGAGCGCACGTACAGCGTGTGGCCGGACCTCGAAGAGCTCATGCGCAAGCACGACGTGCCGCAGTTCACCGTGGACAGCCACCGCCCCGTCAGCGCCTTCGACGTGTTCGGGCTCTCCTTCTCCACCGAGCTCGGCTACACGAACATGCTCACGGCCCTGGACCTCGCGGGCATCCCGCTGGAGGCCAAGGACCGCACGATCGACGACCCGATCGTCCTCGCGGGCGGCCACGCGGCCTTCAACCCCGAGCCGATCGCGCAGTTCATCGACTGTGCGGTCATCGGTGACGGCGAGCAGGCCGTGCTCGACATGACGGCGATCATCCGCACCTGGAAGGCCGAGGGCCGCCCGGGTGGCCGCGAGGAGGTCCTCTTCCGCCTCGCCAGGACCGGCAATGTCTACGTCCCCGGCTTCTACGACGTCGAGTACCTGCCCGACGGCCGCATCGGCCGCGTCGTCCCGAACAAGTCGGGCGTCCCGTGGCGCGTGTCCAAGCACACCGTCATGGACCTCGACGAGTGGCCCTACCCCAAGCAGCCCCTGGTACCGCTGGCCGAGACGGTCCACGAGCGCATGTCCGTGGAGATCTTCCGCGGCTGCACCCGCGGCTGCCGCTTCTGCCAGGCCGGCATGATCACGCGCCCCGTGCGGGAGCGAAGCATCACCGGCATCGGCGACATGGTGGAGAAGGGCCTCAAGGCGACCGGCTTCGAAGAGGTCGGCCTGCTCTCCCTCTCCTCGGCCGACCACACCGAGATCGGCGACATCGCCAAGGGCCTCGCGGACCGGTACGAGGAAGACAAGATCGGCCTCTCCCTCCCGTCGACCCGCGTGGACGCGTTCAACGTCGACCTCGCCAACGAGCTGACCCGCAACGGCCGCCGCTCGGGCCTCACTTTCGCCCCCGAGGGCGGCAGTGAGCGCATGCGCAAGGTCATCAACAAGATGGTCTCGGAAGAGGACCTGATCCGGACCGTCTCGACCGCGTACGGCAACGGCTGGCGTCAGGTGAAGCTGTACTTCATGTGCGGCCTGCCGACCGAGACCGACGAGGACGTCCTGCAGATCGGCGACATGGCGACCCGCGTGATCGCCGAGGGCCGCAAGGTCTCCGGCCAGAACGACATCCGCGCCACGGTCTCCATCGGCGGCTTCGTGCCCAAGCCGCACACGCCGTTCCAGTGGGCCCCGCAGCTCTCCGCCGAGGACACCGACGCCCGTCTGCTCAAGCTCCGCGACAAGATCCGCGGCGACAAGAAGTACGGCCGCTCCATCGGCTTCCGCTACCACGACGGCAAGCCCGGCATCGTCGAGGGCCTGCTGTCCCGCGGCGACCGCCGCGTCGGCGCGGTCATCCGCGCGGTGTACGAGGACGGCGGTCGCTTCGACGGCTGGCGCGAGCACTTCAGCTACGACCGCTGGATGGCCTGCGCCGAGAAGACGCTGCCCACGACGGGCGTCGACGTCGACTGGTACACCACCCGTGAGCGTACGTACGAAGAGGTCCTGCCCTGGGACCACCTGGACTCCGGCCTGGACAAGGACTGGCTCTGGGAGGACTGGCAGGACTCGCTCGACGAGACCGAGGTCGAGGACTGCCGCTGGACCCCGTGCTTCGACTGCGGCGTCTGCCCGCAGATGGACACGCAGATCCAGATCGGCCCGACCGGCAAGAAGCTCCTGCCGCTGACGGTCGTCAAGTAGCAGGCAGCGAAGAGAAGCAGCAAGTAGCAGGCGGCGCCGGGGCCTTCGGGCCCCGGCGTCCGTCGATCGAGGCCCTTTCGTTGCCGATCAACCGCATCCGGAAGGGCCTCTTTCGCGTCATGGCCGATATGGAACTCGAAAAGGCCCCCCAGGGCCCGCCGCCCCAGGCCGAGGGCTGTCTGGCCGTGGCCATCCGCATACCGGTACGGATCGTCGTGCTGGTCCTCGTCGTGCCGGTGCGCATGGCGTGGGACGCGCTGGCCGCGTGCGGGCGGTTCCTGGACCGGGCGCTGCTCAGGCCGTTGGGGCGCGGGCTCGGGTGGCTCGGGCACTGGCTGTTCGTGGTGCCGGCCACGGCGGTCGGCCGGGCGCTGGCCTGGCTCGGCAGGGTGCTGATCGCGGTCCCCGCCGTCTTCGTCTGGGAGCAGTTGCTCACTCCGCTGTGGCTGGGCTTCGCCTGGCTGGTGCGAACTGTCGCGTCCGGCCTGGGAGTTGGGATCACCTGGCTGGGCAGGGCGCTGTTCGTGTGGCCGTGGGTGGCGCTGTGGCGGTACGTCGTCGTGCCGGTCGGCATCGGCCTGGCCTGGCTGGGGCGGATGCTGCTCGTGGTGCCCGCGGTGTGGACGTACCGCCGGATCCTCACGCCCGTCGGGCACGGCGTCGTCTGGACGCTGCGGATGATCGGCCACGCGTTCGCGGCTGCCGGGCGGGGCACGGGCGCCGCGGGGGTGTGGCTGTGGCGGACGCTGGTCGTCGTCCCTCTGG
Proteins encoded in this window:
- a CDS encoding DUF4233 domain-containing protein — encoded protein: MRTLCASTLIGEFFIIGFAGLVAMKDPDLTQGTVWTVCAVAMVLSVLLCGMISRPGGVQLGWALQIGLIASGFVVPIMFFLGACFAGLWWASIHFGKKIDEAKARFAAQAEAGADPA
- the ndk gene encoding nucleoside-diphosphate kinase codes for the protein MSRTLVLLKPDAVRRGLIGEILGRIERKAGWQITALELRHLDQDTLEAHYGEHKGKPFYEPLVEFMGSGPVVALVVEGERVIEGVRALAGPTDPIAAAPGSIRGDFGSIVRENLIHASDSEESAERELKIFFPGLV
- a CDS encoding rod shape-determining protein, which produces MSFIGRDMAIDLGTANTLVYVRGRGIVLNEPSVVAINTNTGGILAVGAEAKKMIGRTPGNIVAVRPLKDGVIADFEITERMLRYFILKIHKRRYLARPRVVVCVPSGITGVERRAVIEASTQAGARQVHIIEEPMAAAIGSGLPVHEATGNMVVDIGGGTTEVAVISLGGIVTAQSIRVAGDELDNAIIQHIKKEYSLLLGERTAEQIKITIGSAYDMDKDEHTEIRGRDLVSGLPKTVVISAAEVRKAIEEPVNAIVDAVKTTLDKCPPELSGDVMDRGIVLTGGGALLRGLDERLRRETGMPIHIAEDPLDSVALGSGKCVEEFEALQQVLDATPRR
- the mreC gene encoding rod shape-determining protein MreC; translated protein: MRDTRESRLLLVLLIAIAFALITVDIRGGEESPVDGARQAAATVFGPAENAVSAAVDPLGNAIAAVRDSGDRHSRVAQLERENAALKAKLGSDDRNRSRVRQLDKMLKTAGAGQYGIKGAEVIAIGAAQGFSWTVTIDAGANDGIKRDMTVLNGDGLVGRVTTVGPSTSTILLANDPDFTVGTRMESTDELGFATGDGGQELSVQMLNGKAKVKKGDRMVTFGSQADKPFVPGVPIGEVVRVDPSGGDLTRTVYLKPYVAFSKLDIVGIVVQAPRTDPRDKVLPEPTKPKPTPTVTVTVTPSPNASTGAAGTEEE
- the mreD gene encoding rod shape-determining protein MreD, whose translation is MRFNRILLSSTLVIVALVIQVSVLARLHLPGAVPDLVLLTVLGLALVYGHVGGALVGFGAGLLSDLAPPADHAAGRYALVLCVIGYLAGLVKPESGQVRSATGPMVVVVGAALGSTLLYAGVGALVGDDAAQHVGLGGLLFTAAIYDLLLAPFVVPGIMALARRAENDPLGEAGGGSTKASDVSSGWLTTGTGLRIGNQRGGLRMKAAKARVARAGRIKGVKRL
- the mrdA gene encoding penicillin-binding protein 2, whose product is MTNIPETGRTPRVQIRLIVLQILVLSLLFTLGGRLWYLQVRNGDEYADEANGNHVQRVVQPAVRGSILDARGVPLADNQTRLVVSASRTDLMKMKDDGDAVLTRLAQVLGMKPKDVADKVRLCDAKTPQPCWNGSPYQPIPITDEATPKQALQIRERAEDFPGITAEPTAVRRYAAPGKAQTSQVLGYLSPVTDDEIQKAKDSESPYLRSDQVGRSGLERTYDKQLRGKAGVTAYEVDKLGRVMDKTQADPARPGANVVTSIDARVQRVAEYELNEAMKTARGEFDKNTGENYKADAGAVVVLESKTGRVISMASNPDYDPNAWVGGISGKDYANLTGKKSNFPLLNRAIQGQAAPGSIFKVIPTTAAVNAGYDFNGRYPCPSSYSIGNQVFKNFESQGHGSITLGQALEVSCDTVYYALSHQQWQKDGGNKPKKDTKDWFYKTAHQFGLGAETGIDLPNEVKGRVPDRQWKKDFWAANKDSWCKTGKKNGEYVERLAYENCLEGMKMRAGDSVNYSIGQGDTLVTPIQMATIYAAIANGGTLHDPSVGKAVVSPDGKQVEEIRPKSHGKLPMNAKTRDLIDGALAGVATRGTAAWRFGGWPQDKIPMHAKTGTAEVYGKQTTSWFATYTEDYTIVMTISQGGTGSGASGPAVRKIYDAMYGLNEKGEQDLKKALLPKPEKDLPKIESDGSIDAPKIKPYEPKKEEPPVQELAAGLPGPGNGRRD
- the rodA gene encoding rod shape-determining protein RodA, which codes for MAGGFSVSGYGPERGVLSKLFARDSVARRLDWPILLSALALSVIGSALVYSATRNRTELVGDDKFSFVLKHLLNVGIGLALMIGTIWLGHRTLRTAVPILYGVSVFLVLLVLTPLGATINGAHAWLVVGGMSLQPSEFVKITIILGMAMLLAARVDAGDRAHPDHRTVVQALGLAVVPIMIVMLMPDLGSVMVMAMIVLGVLLASGASNRWIFGLLGTGAGGAIAVWQLGLLDDYQIARFAAFANPALDPAGVGYNTNQARIAIGSGGLTGSGLGKGSQTTGQFVPEQQTDFIFTVAGEELGFLGAGLILLLLGVVLWRACRIARETTELYGTIVAAGIIAWFAFQAFENIGMTLGIMPVAGLPLPFVSYGGTSMFAVWIAIGLLQSIRVQRPMSA
- a CDS encoding CYTH and CHAD domain-containing protein, with translation MAETKREIERKYDVAAGAKLPDLTGVAGVVDVVGKGVVELDAVYWDTPDQRLAAASITLRRRTGGADAGWHLKLPVSLAEGVRDEIRAPLSDTLPRVLGGLVRSRVREGQLVPLVRLLSAREVRHLVDTEGALLAEVSVDGVRAERLTGGGGTAEWSEIEVELADDGDPALLDKVEKKLKKAGVRRSASTSKLGRALAETAPKERKAKKAKPEGRAVRDGKKAGKSEAVAEAVAAAVGEGPGTAGDHVLAYLRAQRDAIVSLDPAVRRDLPDSVHQLRVATRRMRSAFRTYRKILDRTVTDPVSDELKWLAGELGVDRDQEVLTERFTARITALPRTLLLGPVRGRLRIWTVARRTGSRRRTVAVLDGKRYLMLLDTLDALLAAPPLLPAAAAAPEKALPKAVLKDYARLATRIEHALAPDAGTERDLAMHEARKAAKRARYAGEAATPALGAPAERFAKRMKAVQGLLGDHQDSVVAREALRALAVQAHLAGESAFTWGLLYGQEESAAADRERELPGVWARAAEEELRASLGG